Proteins from a genomic interval of Flammeovirgaceae bacterium SG7u.111:
- a CDS encoding cytochrome c yields MKKNQTLGLIITLLAFFMFSCGGKEKKSETPPPPPPAETKTEAPAPEAEKEVVSKAGKVVYLTYCAVCHQEDGNGIAGMNPPLTETEWVNGDKTRLINIVLNGLSEEIEVKGEAYNNVMAPHDFLTDKQIADVLTYVRGSFGNESDAVTEAEVAEARAAK; encoded by the coding sequence ATGAAGAAGAACCAAACATTAGGATTGATCATTACCCTACTTGCATTTTTTATGTTCAGTTGTGGTGGAAAAGAAAAGAAATCTGAAACCCCACCGCCTCCACCTCCAGCAGAAACGAAGACAGAAGCTCCCGCACCTGAAGCAGAAAAAGAGGTTGTGTCAAAAGCTGGAAAAGTAGTTTACCTAACCTATTGTGCTGTATGCCATCAAGAAGATGGAAATGGCATAGCTGGAATGAATCCTCCACTTACTGAGACAGAGTGGGTAAATGGCGATAAAACAAGATTGATCAATATAGTACTAAACGGACTTTCGGAAGAGATAGAAGTGAAAGGAGAAGCGTATAATAATGTAATGGCTCCACATGATTTTCTTACCGACAAGCAAATAGCAGACGTGCTTACCTATGTGCGTGGTAGCTTTGGCAACGAATCAGATGCTGTTACCGAGGCGGAAGTAGCTGAGGCAAGAGCTGCAAAATAA
- a CDS encoding NAD(P)H-binding protein: MEIVVTGSLGNISRPLAAGLIAKEHSVTVVSSSPEKQKEIESLGAKAAIGTMEDVTFLTETFKGADAVYCMETFGFFNQDFDYLQYVDQIAHNYKDAIEAAAIKKVIHLSSIGAHTSKGVGILKFHHLAESILNQLPDDVVIKFIRPVGFYVNLFGQIPTIKSQGVIVSNFGSEAKEPWVSPYDIADVISEEFGLPFNRREIRYVASDEVSAIEIAETLGKAIEQSDLKWVTVTDEQYLDGLLNFGMNKQVAEDYVAMQAAQRTGSIYEDFNKHKPTFGKVKFSDFANEFAAIYNQ; the protein is encoded by the coding sequence ATGGAAATTGTAGTAACAGGTTCATTGGGCAATATCAGCAGACCGCTTGCAGCGGGATTAATTGCAAAAGAACATTCGGTAACAGTGGTCAGCAGCAGTCCCGAAAAACAAAAAGAAATTGAAAGTTTAGGAGCAAAAGCAGCCATAGGCACTATGGAAGATGTGACCTTCCTAACAGAAACATTTAAAGGCGCAGATGCGGTGTATTGCATGGAAACGTTTGGCTTCTTCAATCAGGATTTTGATTATCTACAATATGTTGACCAGATTGCCCACAATTACAAAGATGCGATTGAAGCAGCTGCAATAAAAAAAGTAATTCATCTGAGTAGTATTGGTGCTCATACTTCTAAAGGAGTCGGCATCCTTAAATTCCATCATTTAGCAGAAAGTATATTGAACCAACTTCCTGATGATGTAGTCATTAAATTTATTAGACCAGTTGGGTTTTATGTGAATCTATTTGGTCAAATCCCAACGATTAAATCACAAGGTGTTATCGTTTCTAATTTTGGAAGTGAGGCAAAAGAACCTTGGGTTTCACCTTATGACATTGCCGATGTAATTTCAGAAGAATTCGGGCTGCCATTTAATCGGCGGGAAATCCGTTATGTGGCTAGCGATGAAGTTTCAGCTATTGAAATTGCAGAGACATTAGGTAAGGCAATTGAACAATCCGATTTAAAATGGGTAACTGTAACTGATGAACAGTATTTGGATGGTTTACTAAACTTTGGGATGAATAAGCAGGTTGCTGAAGACTATGTGGCTATGCAAGCAGCCCAACGAACAGGAAGTATTTACGAAGATTTCAATAAACACAAACCCACATTTGGAAAAGTAAAATTCTCTGATTTTGCCAACGAGTTTGCAGCTATATACAACCAATAA
- a CDS encoding energy transducer TonB: MKYKIYIIVIPVLILTIGSCLAQDNQRLMYLAEQDQSDRKQNNLEVSKNDRTRLNEVKSIFILGGVNTSKDFFNAALIFQHGDNPEDYKKANDLAQKAVELDPENKDARFMIAQSMDRYLLSINKPQIYGTQRRVFGELQYLQSIDTSAVTDDERKELGAYTLNELLRFFNEMHKKSETNILQYVPSDSLYRVYYPEKRADLIGTFDELLSKIEYPDSALENNISGKVLIQYTISPTGETKNIIVVEGIGYGCDEEAKRIMEIAKFKNYLNRDIERRTRIPFEIKNNANRVGGREP; encoded by the coding sequence ATGAAATACAAAATCTATATCATTGTTATACCTGTCCTTATTTTGACCATCGGTAGTTGTTTGGCGCAAGACAATCAGCGACTTATGTACCTTGCTGAACAAGATCAATCAGACAGGAAACAGAATAACCTTGAAGTATCAAAAAATGATAGGACAAGATTAAATGAAGTTAAAAGCATATTTATACTGGGGGGAGTGAATACTTCGAAAGATTTTTTTAATGCTGCCTTAATATTTCAACACGGAGATAATCCCGAAGATTATAAAAAGGCTAATGACTTAGCGCAAAAGGCGGTTGAACTAGACCCAGAAAATAAAGATGCCAGATTTATGATTGCCCAGTCTATGGATAGGTACTTATTGAGTATCAATAAGCCTCAAATATATGGTACTCAACGAAGGGTCTTCGGGGAATTGCAGTATTTACAAAGTATCGACACAAGTGCTGTTACAGATGATGAAAGAAAGGAATTAGGTGCATATACTTTGAATGAACTTCTAAGATTTTTTAACGAAATGCATAAAAAATCAGAAACAAATATTTTGCAGTATGTACCTTCCGATTCTCTTTATAGAGTTTATTATCCAGAAAAGAGAGCAGATTTAATAGGCACCTTTGATGAATTATTATCTAAAATAGAATATCCTGATAGTGCTTTGGAAAATAATATTTCTGGAAAAGTGTTGATCCAGTATACTATAAGTCCTACCGGAGAAACAAAGAATATCATAGTTGTTGAAGGTATTGGCTATGGATGCGATGAAGAAGCTAAAAGGATTATGGAAATCGCAAAATTCAAAAATTACTTGAATCGTGACATAGAACGTAGGACTAGAATACCGTTTGAAATTAAAAATAATGCTAATCGAGTAGGCGGCCGTGAGCCATAA
- a CDS encoding ChaN family lipoprotein, producing MKKTLLLTFTAFILMAMSADHPAYLLFNKKGKQVKYSKMIAELQEADVILFGELHNNSLCHWLELEVAKSLLGTPDKQLVIGAEMFEADNQLLLDEYLSGTIKTNNFEAEAKLWQNYGTDYKPLVEFCKTNGLKFVGANVPRRYASMVSKKGLASLDSLSDEAKKYIAPLPLEIDLELPGYKNMIAMMGGHGTGFSANNIAYAQGVKDATMAHFILKNLKKNTILLHYNGSYHSNNFDGIYWHLKNANPDLKIKTITTVEIEDILSPSEDDLKSADYIFCIPENMTKTYTSKF from the coding sequence ATGAAAAAAACGCTATTACTAACGTTCACAGCATTTATTCTTATGGCCATGAGCGCTGACCACCCTGCCTATTTATTGTTCAACAAGAAAGGCAAGCAAGTAAAATATTCAAAAATGATTGCCGAGTTGCAAGAAGCGGATGTGATTCTCTTTGGGGAATTGCACAATAACTCCCTGTGCCACTGGCTAGAACTAGAAGTTGCAAAGAGCTTACTCGGAACGCCTGACAAACAACTGGTGATAGGCGCAGAGATGTTTGAAGCTGACAACCAACTCTTGCTCGATGAATACCTTTCGGGCACTATCAAAACCAACAACTTTGAAGCGGAAGCCAAACTTTGGCAGAACTATGGCACGGATTACAAGCCTTTGGTAGAATTTTGCAAAACAAATGGACTGAAGTTCGTGGGGGCAAATGTGCCTAGGCGCTATGCCAGCATGGTTTCCAAAAAAGGGTTAGCCTCGCTCGATAGCTTGAGCGACGAGGCAAAAAAATACATTGCTCCCCTACCCTTGGAAATTGATTTGGAATTACCTGGCTACAAAAACATGATTGCAATGATGGGAGGTCATGGCACTGGTTTTTCTGCCAACAACATCGCTTATGCGCAAGGGGTAAAAGACGCGACCATGGCGCACTTTATCTTGAAAAACTTGAAGAAAAACACGATCTTGCTCCACTACAATGGCTCGTACCATTCCAACAACTTCGACGGGATTTACTGGCACTTGAAAAATGCTAACCCTGATCTCAAAATCAAAACAATTACTACGGTAGAAATAGAGGATATATTGTCTCCAAGTGAGGACGATTTGAAATCAGCAGATTATATTTTCTGCATTCCTGAAAACATGACCAAGACCTACACCAGCAAGTTTTAG
- a CDS encoding helix-turn-helix transcriptional regulator: MKGITHIKSIHQLHQIVGLEPPKHPLFSIYRLEDINLINVQLPERMTYDFFSVGLKKNLEGFVKYGRVNYDFQEGAMGFTEPYQAMEFSSDLLNKATGWILFFQKEFLNESVLQNKIDQFRFFNYQTNEGLHLSKTEEKSLETIFNNIKTEYDQPIDSFSKQVVISNLELLLTYSNRYYKRQFVIRNEVNSSIFSKFKDLLNAYFQEIDNRGLPTVELLAFQLHISANYLSDYLKATTGKSAIEHIHGKIIESAKSELLASEKSIGEIAFQLGFEYPHYFSRLFKKKTGLTPTEFRIKSN; this comes from the coding sequence ATGAAAGGAATAACACACATTAAATCAATACATCAACTGCACCAGATTGTAGGGCTAGAGCCACCCAAACATCCTTTGTTCAGTATTTATCGTCTCGAAGATATTAACCTAATCAATGTACAACTTCCAGAGCGAATGACTTACGACTTTTTTAGTGTTGGTCTGAAGAAAAATTTAGAAGGATTTGTAAAATACGGCAGGGTGAATTATGACTTTCAAGAAGGAGCAATGGGATTTACAGAACCATACCAAGCAATGGAGTTTAGTTCTGACTTATTGAATAAAGCTACAGGCTGGATTCTCTTTTTTCAAAAGGAATTTCTGAATGAATCTGTCTTACAAAACAAAATTGACCAATTCCGTTTTTTCAACTATCAAACGAATGAAGGGTTGCATTTGTCCAAGACAGAAGAAAAATCACTAGAGACTATTTTTAACAATATCAAAACAGAATATGACCAACCCATAGACTCATTTAGTAAACAAGTCGTTATATCCAATTTGGAACTTTTGCTTACTTATTCTAACAGGTACTATAAACGGCAATTCGTAATCAGAAATGAAGTGAATTCGAGTATATTTTCGAAGTTTAAGGATTTACTTAATGCTTATTTCCAAGAAATAGATAACAGAGGATTACCAACCGTTGAGTTATTAGCTTTTCAACTACATATTTCTGCAAATTATTTGAGCGATTATCTGAAAGCTACAACGGGAAAATCAGCTATCGAACATATCCACGGCAAAATAATTGAGAGTGCCAAAAGTGAATTATTAGCATCTGAAAAATCCATAGGAGAAATCGCTTTCCAACTTGGCTTTGAATATCCTCATTACTTTAGCCGACTTTTCAAGAAAAAAACAGGGTTGACACCAACTGAATTCAGAATCAAATCGAACTAA
- a CDS encoding aldehyde reductase, whose product MQGKNILLTGVTGYLGSHTTIELLNRGYNVIGTLRNKKKKHHITEVISNYSDKTENLSFYQIDLLDSVDDWKKAMKGIDGIFHIASPFPTSLPKNENDLIAPAKKGTLNILQSATELGIPKVVMTSSSGAVVYGNKKNGAFSEKDWTNVENRTDTTPYFRSKTIAEKEAWNFVKNTPNAPALVTILPGAILGPIIDKNDFGTSANLVKKMMDGSMPAMPKIGFEMVDVRSVADAHIIALENQKANGNRYLCANGYLAFKDIADILRNEYPKKKIPSKELPDFLVKLFSLFDKETKPILNDLNSKRLLETTKITIDLGWEPLPLKQAVKDTAKSLIDLNFFK is encoded by the coding sequence ATGCAAGGAAAAAATATTTTACTAACTGGTGTAACAGGATATCTTGGTTCACATACAACAATCGAACTTCTTAACAGAGGCTATAATGTTATAGGAACTCTTAGAAACAAAAAAAAGAAACATCACATAACTGAAGTCATTTCAAACTATAGTGATAAAACTGAAAATCTATCCTTCTATCAAATTGACCTTTTGGATTCTGTGGATGACTGGAAGAAAGCAATGAAAGGCATTGATGGAATCTTTCATATTGCTTCACCTTTTCCTACCAGTTTACCAAAAAATGAAAATGACCTTATTGCACCTGCAAAAAAGGGTACATTAAACATTCTGCAATCCGCTACAGAATTAGGTATTCCAAAAGTTGTGATGACTTCGTCATCTGGAGCTGTAGTTTATGGTAATAAGAAAAATGGTGCTTTTTCCGAAAAGGATTGGACAAATGTCGAAAACAGAACTGATACTACACCTTATTTCCGAAGTAAAACTATTGCAGAGAAAGAAGCTTGGAATTTTGTAAAAAACACACCGAATGCTCCTGCTCTCGTTACTATTCTTCCTGGTGCGATTCTCGGTCCAATAATCGATAAAAATGATTTCGGCACATCTGCAAACCTTGTCAAAAAAATGATGGACGGAAGTATGCCAGCAATGCCAAAAATTGGCTTTGAGATGGTTGATGTACGTTCTGTTGCTGATGCTCATATTATAGCACTTGAAAATCAAAAGGCAAACGGAAACAGATATTTATGTGCTAATGGTTATTTGGCTTTTAAAGATATCGCAGACATTTTAAGAAATGAATATCCGAAAAAGAAAATCCCTTCAAAAGAGTTACCTGACTTCTTAGTAAAATTGTTCAGTCTTTTCGACAAAGAAACAAAGCCGATATTGAATGATTTAAATTCAAAAAGGCTACTTGAAACTACAAAGATTACAATAGACTTAGGCTGGGAACCTTTACCGCTTAAGCAAGCAGTAAAGGATACTGCAAAAAGCCTAATCGACTTAAACTTCTTTAAATGA
- a CDS encoding helix-turn-helix domain-containing protein: MANKKPYRIKTISEFHRLRGLPASEHPLISVIDYASIKHSNENNSMNWMLDFYSISLKKSSHTHFKYGHQQCDFDEGSLFFMAPNQVFRVEVDKNHKPENSGWVLLIHPEFIWGTTLAKTIKQYDFFDYAINEALFLSPKEEFTINSIVQNIQHEYQTNVDKFSKQIISTHIENLLSYSERFYNRQFITREKTNHQILARLEKLLTDYFNGDDLLMKGLPSVQYVSEELNVSQSYLGRLLRMLTGRNTQQHIHEKLIEKAKEKLSTTNLTVSEVAYELGFEHSQSFSKLFKTKTNLSPLEFRQSFN; this comes from the coding sequence ATGGCAAACAAAAAACCATATAGAATCAAAACAATTAGTGAGTTTCATAGACTCAGAGGTCTACCGGCTTCCGAGCATCCTTTAATCAGTGTCATAGATTACGCTTCGATTAAGCATTCAAATGAAAATAATTCAATGAATTGGATGCTCGATTTTTATTCTATTTCTTTGAAAAAATCATCTCACACCCATTTTAAATATGGACATCAGCAGTGCGATTTTGATGAAGGTTCACTGTTTTTTATGGCGCCAAACCAAGTGTTTCGTGTGGAGGTTGATAAAAACCATAAACCAGAAAACTCAGGGTGGGTATTGCTTATTCACCCTGAGTTTATATGGGGGACAACATTGGCTAAAACCATCAAACAATACGACTTTTTTGATTATGCCATCAACGAGGCATTGTTTCTCTCACCTAAGGAAGAATTTACCATCAACAGTATTGTTCAAAATATTCAGCACGAGTACCAAACAAATGTCGATAAGTTCAGCAAACAAATCATTAGTACACATATTGAAAATTTGCTCAGTTATTCAGAACGGTTTTACAATCGCCAATTCATCACAAGGGAAAAGACCAACCATCAAATTTTAGCACGTTTGGAGAAACTATTGACAGATTACTTTAATGGCGATGACTTGCTAATGAAAGGCTTACCTTCTGTTCAATATGTTTCTGAGGAATTGAATGTGTCACAAAGTTATTTAGGACGTCTACTTAGGATGCTAACGGGACGAAATACGCAGCAGCACATACACGAAAAACTGATTGAAAAGGCCAAAGAAAAATTATCCACAACCAACCTTACGGTAAGTGAAGTTGCCTACGAATTAGGGTTTGAACATTCACAATCGTTTAGCAAACTTTTTAAGACAAAAACCAATTTATCACCTTTGGAATTCAGGCAATCGTTTAACTAA
- a CDS encoding RidA family protein, which yields MIGKIMSFAILSILFSCTRSENLNTQKNNSMAQEKNSFINPKGLFNPKQNGFSHIVKVPEGKEMYYFSGQWASNVEGKLVSENFEDQVKQTVSNVKTALETAGLSLDDVVKQTVYIVDFTIEKKQILIDVASKEWRVKNFPASTIVPLPLLATAPNCQIEIEIIAAK from the coding sequence ATGATAGGAAAAATAATGTCGTTTGCAATATTGTCAATATTGTTTTCATGCACGAGATCAGAAAACTTAAATACTCAAAAAAATAATAGTATGGCTCAAGAAAAAAACAGTTTTATCAATCCAAAAGGATTATTTAATCCTAAACAAAATGGATTTTCGCATATTGTTAAAGTTCCAGAAGGAAAAGAAATGTATTATTTCTCAGGTCAATGGGCTTCAAACGTAGAAGGTAAATTGGTTTCAGAAAATTTTGAAGACCAAGTTAAACAGACTGTTTCTAATGTCAAAACAGCTCTAGAAACAGCCGGCTTATCATTAGATGATGTAGTGAAACAGACTGTTTACATCGTAGATTTTACAATAGAAAAAAAGCAGATTCTTATAGACGTAGCATCTAAAGAGTGGAGAGTAAAAAACTTCCCAGCCAGTACTATTGTTCCTTTGCCCTTACTTGCAACAGCCCCAAATTGTCAAATAGAAATTGAAATTATCGCAGCTAAATAA
- a CDS encoding Crp/Fnr family transcriptional regulator, translating to MKDLYNFLNTISLIQENTWNEVKTLFTECSLKKGEFFLKEGEVAKNFGFLQQGVVRAFYRNNEGVEYNKHFFTKNNMIGGYSSLVTQLPNSINQQALTDCDLLIGNYRKLTDLLDKYQDLERLLRKIAERYFVDKEKREVEIVLLEANKRYAIFQSEYPQLEQLIPQYHIASYLGITPTQLSRIRAKNSKS from the coding sequence TTGAAAGACCTTTATAATTTTCTTAATACTATTTCTCTTATTCAAGAAAACACTTGGAATGAAGTAAAAACCCTTTTTACAGAGTGTTCATTAAAAAAAGGCGAGTTTTTTTTAAAAGAAGGTGAAGTAGCTAAAAACTTTGGCTTTCTTCAACAAGGTGTTGTCAGAGCGTTCTATCGCAATAATGAAGGAGTAGAGTATAACAAACATTTCTTCACAAAAAACAATATGATTGGGGGCTATTCTTCATTGGTTACTCAACTCCCAAATAGTATAAATCAACAAGCGTTAACGGACTGTGATTTGCTTATAGGGAACTATAGAAAATTAACTGATTTATTAGACAAGTATCAAGACTTAGAAAGACTGTTAAGAAAAATTGCTGAACGCTATTTTGTTGATAAAGAAAAACGAGAAGTAGAAATCGTGTTGCTAGAAGCAAACAAACGATATGCTATTTTTCAATCGGAATATCCCCAATTAGAACAACTCATACCTCAATACCATATTGCTTCTTACCTTGGTATAACACCCACACAACTAAGTCGAATTAGAGCCAAAAATAGCAAGAGCTAG
- a CDS encoding SMI1/KNR4 family protein, translated as MKLEDIRIIEQELGITLPKHYVKYITNFPITLKELKTQIGELLFLYDNPEQLISTNRFLGFHGSDKFIKDKLCIGENGGGDYYLIDLCNPFDQKVYFFDHEESVEKYYNQEENTWEWNKLESCDNLKEHENEILELFN; from the coding sequence ATGAAATTGGAAGACATCAGAATAATTGAACAAGAATTGGGAATTACTCTTCCAAAACATTACGTGAAATATATTACCAACTTTCCAATAACACTAAAGGAGCTTAAGACACAAATTGGAGAACTATTGTTTTTGTATGATAATCCTGAACAGTTGATCTCAACAAATCGATTTTTAGGATTTCATGGCTCTGATAAATTCATAAAAGATAAACTGTGTATAGGAGAAAATGGAGGAGGTGACTATTATTTAATTGATCTATGTAATCCATTTGATCAAAAAGTGTATTTCTTTGATCATGAAGAATCTGTTGAAAAGTACTACAATCAAGAGGAAAATACTTGGGAGTGGAATAAATTAGAATCTTGTGATAATTTGAAAGAACATGAAAATGAGATCCTCGAATTATTTAATTAA
- a CDS encoding matrixin family metalloprotease — protein sequence MKILSMRIYFLLITISLISCAKEQENENPTPINLSDDYSFCNSQLTACVNGNGDYCLFGFKWGQDSVFSQSGYNSQGPASSGGIITYSFQEENGLINTHRQINVPSNSFNDILSCAKIEIRHALNSWAEVADIEFEELPDNSVADIRFYTADIVQSGIGYPNYTDDLCNNLAGNVIIQSELGINDCNSFYIFALHEIGHVLGLGHVNTENIMNPDFSDFNFQELQTGDTLGITQIYGEN from the coding sequence ATGAAAATATTATCAATGAGAATTTATTTTTTACTCATTACTATATCATTGATTTCATGTGCGAAGGAACAAGAAAATGAAAATCCAACACCCATTAACCTATCAGATGATTATTCTTTTTGTAATTCACAATTAACTGCATGTGTAAACGGAAATGGGGATTACTGTCTATTTGGATTCAAGTGGGGGCAGGATAGTGTATTCTCGCAATCAGGTTATAATTCTCAAGGACCTGCATCAAGCGGAGGAATAATCACTTATAGCTTTCAAGAAGAAAATGGACTTATTAATACGCATCGTCAGATAAATGTACCCAGTAACTCTTTCAATGATATTTTATCATGTGCAAAAATAGAAATCAGACATGCTCTAAATTCTTGGGCTGAGGTTGCAGATATTGAATTTGAAGAACTACCAGATAATAGTGTGGCTGATATTCGTTTTTATACTGCTGACATTGTTCAAAGTGGCATTGGGTATCCTAACTATACTGATGACTTATGTAATAATCTTGCAGGAAATGTAATTATTCAATCAGAATTAGGGATAAACGATTGTAATTCATTTTACATTTTTGCTTTGCATGAGATAGGACATGTTCTAGGACTAGGACATGTAAACACAGAAAATATTATGAATCCAGATTTTTCTGATTTTAACTTCCAAGAGTTACAGACTGGGGATACCTTGGGAATAACTCAAATATATGGAGAGAATTAA
- a CDS encoding type 1 glutamine amidotransferase domain-containing protein, translated as MKKLILIIIVAAITNISLLAQNKKILFVLSAADTLELNNEQKLRQTGVFLNEFYLTYKSISENGYTVEFATPNGIVATIDEESINDKYWKEILEIKNEAVEFIKKDHSFNNPITLKNAIENQGNYIGIIIPGGQGLMIDLIEDKNIPILLKHFAKEDKPTGLICHAPSLILTIPAEENPYIGYKVNSVSPLEEFVIEKFIMKGKPKNRKIAKQLRKLGLKYRSGLPKANFAIKDRNLVTSQNPFSSSSFNILYLEALTGYLETKNEMKR; from the coding sequence ATGAAAAAACTGATTTTAATTATAATAGTTGCAGCGATTACCAACATATCTCTTTTAGCTCAAAACAAGAAAATTCTTTTTGTTTTGAGTGCCGCAGATACTTTAGAGCTGAATAATGAACAAAAACTGCGACAAACTGGAGTCTTTTTAAATGAATTTTATTTGACATATAAATCTATTTCGGAAAATGGATATACAGTGGAATTTGCCACACCAAATGGTATTGTCGCGACAATTGATGAAGAAAGCATTAACGATAAGTATTGGAAAGAAATATTAGAAATCAAGAATGAGGCAGTAGAATTTATAAAAAAAGATCATTCCTTCAATAATCCAATTACACTTAAAAACGCAATTGAAAATCAAGGTAATTATATAGGTATCATTATTCCAGGTGGACAAGGTTTAATGATAGATCTAATAGAAGACAAAAATATTCCTATTCTTCTAAAACACTTTGCTAAAGAGGACAAGCCAACCGGACTTATTTGCCACGCTCCTAGCCTTATTTTGACAATTCCAGCAGAAGAAAATCCATACATTGGATATAAAGTCAACTCTGTTTCACCTCTTGAAGAATTTGTTATTGAAAAATTTATAATGAAAGGAAAACCTAAAAACAGGAAAATAGCCAAACAACTCAGAAAGTTAGGACTGAAATACAGAAGTGGTTTGCCAAAAGCTAACTTTGCGATAAAGGATAGAAATCTAGTCACTAGCCAGAACCCATTTTCAAGTAGCTCTTTTAACATCCTTTATTTAGAAGCACTAACAGGATATTTAGAAACAAAAAATGAAATGAAAAGATAA
- a CDS encoding MepB family protein — MNRIETLDKNLAEIVSKIYDKCSLKIYKLNIESEGKEYDACQFALNEKKIICRSSKITPKKNGQFVTFWKRSEEGITEPFCETDLIDFFVINTKTENRFGQFVFPKTELINRGIISTKMKDGKRGFRVYPKWDKPQNKQAEKTQKWQLNYFFEIEKETDLKNVINLYKLN; from the coding sequence ATGAATAGAATTGAAACGTTGGATAAAAATTTAGCTGAGATTGTGTCGAAAATCTATGACAAATGCTCTTTGAAAATTTACAAATTAAATATAGAATCAGAAGGAAAAGAATATGACGCTTGTCAGTTCGCATTAAACGAGAAGAAAATTATTTGTAGAAGTTCTAAAATAACGCCTAAAAAAAATGGGCAATTTGTTACTTTTTGGAAAAGAAGTGAAGAAGGAATAACGGAACCTTTTTGCGAAACTGACCTAATTGACTTTTTTGTAATTAACACAAAAACTGAAAATCGATTTGGACAATTTGTATTTCCAAAAACTGAATTGATTAACAGAGGAATAATATCAACGAAAATGAAAGACGGAAAACGTGGATTTCGAGTTTATCCAAAATGGGACAAACCTCAAAATAAACAAGCGGAAAAAACGCAAAAATGGCAATTAAATTATTTTTTTGAAATTGAGAAAGAAACTGACTTGAAAAACGTAATTAACCTTTACAAATTAAATTAA
- a CDS encoding MIP/aquaporin family protein has protein sequence MSEFTAELIGTMLLILLGGSVNANTSLKATYGNSSGWIVTSLGWGFSVYVGVAVAGPFSGAHLNPAVSIGLATAGKFAWSSVWLFVSAQMIGAMLGAFLVWFNFRTHFDATSDKGTKLGIFCTGPAIKNMFTNLINEATGTFVLVFVVLYFTQPEFSADGIENGKIGLGSLGALPVALLVVVIGLGLGGTTGYAINPARDLGPRIVHTIMPIKDKGDSNWGYAWIPIAGPIAGGVLAALLAGLLA, from the coding sequence ATGTCAGAATTTACTGCAGAACTGATTGGGACGATGCTTCTGATCTTGCTTGGAGGAAGTGTAAATGCGAACACCTCGTTAAAAGCGACTTATGGAAACAGTAGTGGTTGGATTGTCACCTCTTTGGGTTGGGGGTTTAGTGTGTATGTAGGTGTAGCGGTTGCAGGACCGTTTAGCGGGGCACATCTGAATCCTGCAGTTTCTATTGGGTTGGCTACAGCGGGCAAGTTCGCTTGGTCAAGTGTTTGGTTGTTTGTATCAGCTCAAATGATAGGGGCTATGTTGGGCGCTTTTTTGGTTTGGTTCAATTTCAGAACCCATTTTGATGCAACAAGCGACAAAGGTACAAAACTTGGTATTTTCTGCACTGGTCCCGCCATTAAGAATATGTTCACTAATCTGATAAATGAAGCGACAGGTACGTTCGTATTGGTGTTTGTGGTTTTGTACTTCACCCAGCCAGAGTTTTCAGCAGATGGAATTGAGAACGGGAAAATCGGATTAGGTTCGTTGGGAGCTTTGCCCGTAGCCTTATTGGTAGTAGTGATAGGGTTAGGCTTGGGAGGAACTACGGGCTATGCCATCAACCCTGCCCGTGACTTAGGTCCTCGTATAGTTCATACTATTATGCCTATTAAAGACAAAGGAGACAGCAATTGGGGATATGCCTGGATCCCAATAGCCGGCCCTATAGCCGGTGGGGTTTTGGCAGCGCTTTTGGCGGGCTTACTGGCGTAA
- a CDS encoding tyrosine-type recombinase/integrase: MDRAAKKAGIAQKVTPHMLRHSFATHLLERGTDLRYIQALLGHSSSKTTEIYTHISKKAIENIVSLLDNLNL, encoded by the coding sequence GTGGATAGGGCCGCAAAGAAAGCAGGGATAGCCCAAAAAGTAACCCCCCACATGCTCAGGCACAGCTTTGCCACCCATTTGCTGGAACGGGGGACTGACCTGCGGTATATCCAAGCACTTTTGGGGCACAGCTCTTCAAAGACTACCGAAATATATACACATATTAGCAAAAAGGCTATCGAAAACATTGTTAGCCTCTTGGACAATTTAAATTTGTAG